The Bacillota bacterium genome contains a region encoding:
- a CDS encoding IS1634 family transposase, with amino-acid sequence MATIRKQRVGKYTYWQIIESKRVDDKPRPVVLMHLGTAEQLLYKLKEGPVQKKIRSASHGSVSAFWRVVEEMDLLKIFNQYLSPQIRDELTVGKSLLLAAIHRAIKPGSKSSFSSWAEQTSLPEIAGFDPDKLDSQHFWAQMDTVTDEQLEKVEKALTLKMMEKGLFSLKLLFYDLTNFFTYIASPNEKAELVQRGRNKQKRNDLRQFGLAQVVTKEFLIPVFTEIYEGNKSDNTMFDSTLTRLRTKLSELNLNIEELTIVFDKGSNSKDNFAKLDGSQIPYVASLTPSHHEDLLDIPFSQYRKVQVGGQELLCYRTTKEVWGKERTIVIYISERLRQGQIRGLNQAITKKYKLLEELKTKLNAPRARKKSKEDVQRKIRAILHGEKCDQIIKVSILDNDNGRFDIDWCIDTQVYQWITENLFGKRILVTCREEWSEKEIIAAYQGQCNVERVFKHLKNPYHNTVHPQYHWTDQKIKVHTFICLTGLLLSQILWKKAREAGYNYSLETLIDKLTGIRKAELITMNGLKGKPVKETQLEEMEPELQELYTALIK; translated from the coding sequence ATGGCGACAATTAGAAAACAGCGAGTAGGTAAATACACCTACTGGCAGATTATTGAATCTAAAAGGGTTGACGACAAGCCAAGACCGGTGGTGCTAATGCACCTGGGAACTGCCGAACAGTTACTGTATAAACTAAAAGAGGGACCTGTACAGAAGAAAATCCGTTCGGCTTCCCACGGTTCAGTGAGTGCCTTTTGGCGCGTAGTTGAGGAGATGGATTTGCTTAAGATTTTTAATCAATACCTATCTCCACAAATACGAGACGAACTGACCGTCGGTAAATCCCTGCTGCTGGCCGCCATCCACCGGGCCATCAAACCCGGCAGCAAGAGCAGCTTTTCTTCCTGGGCCGAGCAAACTTCCTTGCCTGAGATCGCCGGCTTTGATCCGGATAAACTCGATAGCCAGCATTTCTGGGCGCAGATGGACACCGTTACAGATGAGCAACTGGAAAAGGTGGAGAAAGCACTCACTCTGAAGATGATGGAAAAGGGGCTCTTTTCTCTCAAGTTGCTCTTTTACGACCTGACCAATTTCTTTACCTATATCGCTTCTCCCAACGAGAAGGCGGAACTGGTGCAAAGAGGCCGGAATAAACAAAAACGTAATGACTTAAGGCAGTTCGGACTGGCACAAGTAGTAACCAAAGAGTTTCTGATCCCGGTGTTCACCGAAATCTATGAAGGCAACAAGTCCGACAACACCATGTTTGATTCCACCCTGACCAGGTTGAGAACAAAGCTCTCAGAATTGAACCTCAACATTGAGGAACTCACTATTGTCTTTGATAAGGGCAGTAATTCAAAGGATAACTTTGCCAAGCTGGATGGTTCACAAATCCCTTATGTGGCTTCGCTTACCCCGTCCCACCACGAGGATCTGTTAGACATACCCTTTTCCCAATACCGAAAGGTACAGGTCGGCGGACAGGAACTCTTATGCTACAGAACTACAAAAGAGGTTTGGGGCAAGGAACGAACGATCGTTATATACATTAGCGAACGACTGCGCCAGGGTCAAATACGTGGTCTAAACCAGGCCATTACCAAGAAATACAAACTACTTGAAGAACTTAAGACCAAACTCAATGCTCCGCGAGCCAGGAAGAAAAGCAAAGAAGATGTCCAACGCAAGATCCGGGCGATTCTTCATGGCGAAAAGTGTGACCAGATTATCAAGGTCTCTATATTGGATAACGACAACGGACGATTTGACATCGATTGGTGTATAGATACCCAAGTTTACCAGTGGATAACGGAAAACCTTTTTGGCAAGCGGATACTGGTTACTTGTCGTGAAGAATGGTCCGAAAAAGAGATTATCGCCGCTTACCAGGGGCAGTGTAACGTCGAACGGGTCTTCAAACATCTGAAGAATCCATATCACAATACCGTTCATCCCCAGTACCACTGGACGGATCAGAAGATTAAGGTGCACACCTTTATTTGCCTAACCGGCCTGCTGCTCTCCCAGATTTTATGGAAGAAAGCCAGGGAGGCAGGCTATAACTATAGCCTGGAAACCCTAATCGACAAACTGACCGGGATACGGAAGGCAGAACTGATTACGATGAACGGCCTCAAAGGTAAACCCGTCAAAGAAACTCAATTGGAAGAGATGGAACC
- the csx15 gene encoding CRISPR-associated protein Csx15 codes for MVVVNFSHPLTEKHLEQVEALTGRKVERVIDINTQIDHQQPLVPQVVPLADRASLSPVEWQTLPLLINPPSLNFIAVTLLAELHGRCGYFPAVLRLRPVEGSVPPQFEVTEVLDLQAVRDRARQKRG; via the coding sequence GTGGTTGTTGTTAATTTCTCGCATCCGCTTACGGAGAAGCACCTGGAGCAGGTTGAGGCTCTTACCGGGCGGAAGGTAGAACGGGTGATTGATATTAACACCCAGATCGACCACCAGCAGCCGCTGGTGCCCCAGGTGGTGCCCCTCGCCGACCGGGCCAGTCTTTCCCCTGTTGAGTGGCAGACCTTGCCTTTACTGATCAACCCGCCCTCGCTTAACTTTATTGCCGTGACCCTACTGGCGGAACTGCACGGGCGCTGCGGCTACTTTCCTGCCGTCCTGCGCCTGCGGCCGGTGGAAGGAAGCGTCCCTCCCCAATTTGAAGTTACCGAGGTGCTGGACCTGCAGGCAGTGCGGGACAGGGCCAGGCAAAAGCGAGGTTGA